The region GCGATCGCCATCTCGTCCATAGCTCATCGGAATGACAAAGGGTTGATCCTGGGCAATAAAACCAACGTGAATCACCAGTGCTTCATCCAAAATTTGCTCGATTGTGGCGCGATCGTAGCATCCCCGTTTGGGATTACGTTTCACGGCAGAGCGATCGGTCACTTGCAGCGGTTTTGTAGTGGACATAGGTAGATCTCCAGATTGATTGGATGCTGATGAGGATTAAGATAGAGCCTAAATTGGTCTCGAACAATAGCCAATTTATGGCTTTTAGATCAGTCCAATTTTTTGAGTTCAATCGATCTACTATGGATTTAGTTCTGTCCCTCGATCGCGCCTCTGTCATTCCCTTATATCAGCAGCTTGCGGAAGAATTACGCCGTGCCGTCTTGCAGCAACGTCTTCAACCCAACCAGAAATTACCTCCCTCTCGACAATTAGCTCAGTCCCTCAAGATCTCGCGAATCACCGTAACCCAGAGCTACGAGCAACTGGTCAGCGAGGGATACTTAGAGACCCGTCGAGGATCGGGCACATTTGTTTGCGCTCAACTCCCCGAAGCCTATTTACACGCCAACTCTGTGGAGCAGGGGGCATCTGAATCATCCGATCTCACGCGACTGTCTCGATTCGCCACAACTCTACTAGGGGGACGATCGCTCGAAGGCCCCGATCCTCAATACCGGATTAGCTTTCGCTATGGCAATCCGGCTGCGGATTTGTTTCCCATGGATCTGTGGCGGCGACTCTTAGCCCGCCATTGCCGCACCTCCTCAACCCTGATGGATTACAGTTCCGATCCAGCGGGATATATGCCCCTGAGACGGGCGATCGCCAATTACCTGGGGCGTTCCCGCGCGGTTCGATGCACTCCGGAACAAGTGATGATCGTCAACGGATCTCAACAAGCCCTCGATTTAATCGCCCGCCTCACCCTCGATCCAGGAGATTGGGTAGCAATGGAAGATCCGGGCTACTTGGGGGCCCGGTATTGCTTTACAGGACAAGGGGCGAACCTGCAACCGATTCCTGTAGATGCTGAAGGGTTGCAGGTCGATGTCCTCAAGGGCGATCGCCATCGGTTCAAATTTGTCTATGTCACTCCGTCCCATCAATTTCCTACTGGGGCAACTCTCTCGCTTTCTCGACGACTGGCTCTACTGCAATGGGCGCAACAAACCGAAACCCTCATCCTCGAAGATGACTA is a window of Roseofilum reptotaenium CS-1145 DNA encoding:
- the pdxR gene encoding MocR-like pyridoxine biosynthesis transcription factor PdxR; its protein translation is MDLVLSLDRASVIPLYQQLAEELRRAVLQQRLQPNQKLPPSRQLAQSLKISRITVTQSYEQLVSEGYLETRRGSGTFVCAQLPEAYLHANSVEQGASESSDLTRLSRFATTLLGGRSLEGPDPQYRISFRYGNPAADLFPMDLWRRLLARHCRTSSTLMDYSSDPAGYMPLRRAIANYLGRSRAVRCTPEQVMIVNGSQQALDLIARLTLDPGDWVAMEDPGYLGARYCFTGQGANLQPIPVDAEGLQVDVLKGDRHRFKFVYVTPSHQFPTGATLSLSRRLALLQWAQQTETLILEDDYDGEYRYGDRPIPALQGLDCHNTVMYVGTFSKILFPSLRLGYLVVPTPWIPLVSRAKWLCDRHCSMLDQYALTDFFTEGHFERHIRRMRHLYDQRRQVLVQALNKTFGSRVTILGENAGIHLMAKLETDWPDDRIIQRAASVDIGLISAQGYYLAAPNSGEFIFGYSQLNETQIEEGIRAIGQVL